In the Parashewanella tropica genome, GCCCGAATATCTTCTCGTAACTTTGCTGGTTTTTGCAGTTTTCATAATTATCCCTCTGGACAAGTTTGCGGCAATCAATGGGGCGATGCAGTAACGGTATTGCAAACGGCGTCTGGTGCGCCATACTACTTCAACTTTCATGAACCCCACTCTCATCCACAAGAGCTGCGGTTAAACCAAGTCCTAGTTCATGAAAGTCGTGAAGCTAAGGAAGACTTGCTCAGGGATGAGTATCACGCTTTAGGTAATACCTTAATCATCGGTGCTTCTGGCTCTGGTAAAACGGTACTACAAGGCTTTTTGATTTCCCAAAGTAAGAAATATGTGCCAACACAAATCATCTTCGATAAAGACCGTGGTTTAGAGATCTATGTTCGTGCTACTCAAGGGTTATATCTACCACTGCAAATGGGTAAGCCCACTGGTTTTAATCCCTTTCAGCTTGAACCCACAGCCGACAATATACTGTTTATCACCGCTTTGATTACCAAGCTTTGCGGTGGCGAGTTACCTCACCAACATCAACAAGACTTGGCTGATGCCGTAAAAGGCGTAATGAGTTTACCTAAGCCGCAACGCCGTTTAAGTCGCTGTTTGGAATTTCTTGACCCAGTAGACCCAAATGGTTGTAGCTCAAGACTACAAAAGTGGTGTCGTGGCGGTGAACTATCCTGGGTTTTGGATAACGAAATTGATGAACTATCTATCACTAATCAAACTTTGTTTGGCTTTGATGTCACAGAGTTTTTAGATATTGAAGAAATCCGTACGCCTATTGTGATGTATCTGTTTTATCGCATCGAAAAACTGATTGATGGTCGAAAGCTGCAAATTTTTATGGATGAGTTTTGGAAGCTATTAGCTGACGAATACTTTGAAGATTTGGCTCAAAACAAACAGAAAGTCATTCGTAAACAAAACGGCATTATGGTGTATGGCACTCAATCGGTCAGGGATGTCCTTAATTCACCCATAGCTCATACCCTGATTGAGCAATGTGCCACTCTAATTTTAATGCCCAACTCCAAAACTCGACGTGATGATTATATGGATGGTTTACATCTTACAGAACGTGAATTTGAGCTTATTAGCACTGAGCTGCAACCCAACTCTCGACAATTCATCATCAAGCAAGGCCATGAAAGTGTTGTCGCTAAATTAGACTTGAACGGTTTTGATGATGAACTGGCGGTGATCTCTGGCACCACAGACAAAGTGAACCTGATGTACCAGATAGTGGAAACCGCTGGCAGTGATCCTAAAGACTGGCTCCCTGAATACTTCAATGCCTTGCATGAGCAACGAGGTGAAGCATGAAACGCCTTTCTTTAATGATAGCGCTACTGATGACACTATCACTGCCATTACCCAGCTTGGCTTTTCCAGTGATAGATATTGCTAACTTACATCAAAAAATCATTGAAATACGTCATTTATTGGAAGAAATCGACACGCTCAAACAACAGCTTGATACTGCGAAACGCCAGCTCAGTAGCATCAACGGTATCACTGGAATGAGTGATGCCATTGATTCTGTTTACGATGTGGCGGTCAAAGTCGATCCCAATCTCACACTCAAACAACAAGGGCTACACAATAGCGAATGGCTCAAGCTTGGTGGTGACAGCGCAAGTTTGTTTGATGACATCAATCGTTATCGTGGACGTTGGTTAGGGCAAACCCAATTATCTTTGCAAGAAACTCAAGTGAGATATGACCAACTGACAAGGCTCATCAATAAGATCACTCAAGCGCCAAAACAAAAAGACATTCAAGACTTACAAGCCCGAATTCAGGCGGAAAACGCCATGCTTGCCAACGAACAAGCCAAATTGCAGCTAATAAAAGCTCAAGCACAAGCCAGTGATGCATTAGCGCAGCAACGTATTACTCAAATGGCGATAGAATCCGCTGGCGAATTACACCCGATTAATGTGAATTGGAACTAGCCACCAAGGACGGCAGAACCCATTAAATCTCCAATGAGGACTCTGCATGAAACTTATCAATATCTTAGTTATTTCAAGCCTGTTTTGTGTGATGACAGGCTGCTCAAAAATGAGTAGTCGCCATAGCCAACAAAGCCAAGCTCATGATGTGGCTTGGTTTAAACAGCATCAGAAAATCTTGATGCAAACCTTAACCCAATGCAGCAACAATCCTGCGAAGTATCGCAATCATCCTGAATGTATCAATGTTCAACAAGCGGCAAATGACATTGTGACTGGCGATCCTGTGCCGCTACCTGCTGATATGGCTCATCCCAAAGAGTAATCAAAATGGCGGCTACCAGTAATCTGTATCGAAGTATTTTTAGCTTAGTAGATCAAGCCTTGCACAACTACGTGCAACAAGGCTCTGCAAGGCTGATCCAATACCTGATCCCCGTATTTACCAGCATGATGATTTTATGGGTAGTGATTTGGGGCTATTCAATGATGTTTGGTCGCAGTCAGGAGCCATTACAGGAGGGATTTTTTCGCATCATTCGGATTGGTTTCATTTTGACTTTGGGATTAACCGTTGGCCATTACAACCACACCGTGGTGCGCTTTTTAAGTGAAACACCACAGTTTTTAGCGGCAGTTGTGTCTGGCACCAAAACCCAAAATGCAGCGCAGCTATTAG is a window encoding:
- a CDS encoding VirB4 family type IV secretion/conjugal transfer ATPase — translated: MSAVAIEKLKEQWQRENSVDEFIPYQAHVDEHTIKTHSGDYLQIIKLQGVAHESAEPEQVNLWKEQFNLMLRNIASPHVCLWTHLIRRESKIVPKGEFHSEFDKQLNQKYIDKICQSQLMVNELYLTVIYRDTNVPLKSKLKIKSPTVEQLLAEQKQAISALNDVVSTVLSSLESYQPKRLGIYTKDVIDKEKVKGKVFYSDLLTLLDYLTNGEWQPRAITTADISKSLPRARPLFSDNTFALKGITQTRLGACLSIKEYPEHTEAGLLNALLSAPFEFVLTQSFQFLSKPVATEILLRQQKRLTATGDFAHSQVDAIDIGLDDLTAGRMVYGEHHLVLTVLTDTTETLDKHLSALKSELADQAIILTRDDLSIQSAFYSQLPANSRYRPRPARISSRNFAGFCSFHNYPSGQVCGNQWGDAVTVLQTASGAPYYFNFHEPHSHPQELRLNQVLVHESREAKEDLLRDEYHALGNTLIIGASGSGKTVLQGFLISQSKKYVPTQIIFDKDRGLEIYVRATQGLYLPLQMGKPTGFNPFQLEPTADNILFITALITKLCGGELPHQHQQDLADAVKGVMSLPKPQRRLSRCLEFLDPVDPNGCSSRLQKWCRGGELSWVLDNEIDELSITNQTLFGFDVTEFLDIEEIRTPIVMYLFYRIEKLIDGRKLQIFMDEFWKLLADEYFEDLAQNKQKVIRKQNGIMVYGTQSVRDVLNSPIAHTLIEQCATLILMPNSKTRRDDYMDGLHLTEREFELISTELQPNSRQFIIKQGHESVVAKLDLNGFDDELAVISGTTDKVNLMYQIVETAGSDPKDWLPEYFNALHEQRGEA
- a CDS encoding type IV secretion system protein, which translates into the protein MKRLSLMIALLMTLSLPLPSLAFPVIDIANLHQKIIEIRHLLEEIDTLKQQLDTAKRQLSSINGITGMSDAIDSVYDVAVKVDPNLTLKQQGLHNSEWLKLGGDSASLFDDINRYRGRWLGQTQLSLQETQVRYDQLTRLINKITQAPKQKDIQDLQARIQAENAMLANEQAKLQLIKAQAQASDALAQQRITQMAIESAGELHPINVNWN
- a CDS encoding EexN family lipoprotein; translation: MKLINILVISSLFCVMTGCSKMSSRHSQQSQAHDVAWFKQHQKILMQTLTQCSNNPAKYRNHPECINVQQAANDIVTGDPVPLPADMAHPKE